One Thiocapsa sp. genomic window carries:
- a CDS encoding peptidylprolyl isomerase produces MIKLTTNLGDILVELDAEKAPKTCANFEQYVRDGHYDGTLFHRVIDGFMIQGGGMTPDFTPKPTRAPLENEAKNGLKNLNGTLAMARTMDPHSATSQFFINVADNGFLDYPGQDGWGYCVFGYVVEGMDVVNAIRGVQTGTRHGHQDVPMQDVVLEQAVVAE; encoded by the coding sequence ATGATCAAGCTCACCACCAACCTCGGCGACATCCTCGTCGAGCTGGATGCCGAGAAGGCGCCCAAGACCTGTGCGAACTTCGAGCAATATGTTCGCGACGGTCACTACGACGGGACGCTGTTTCACCGCGTCATCGACGGTTTCATGATCCAAGGCGGCGGCATGACGCCGGACTTCACGCCCAAGCCGACACGCGCACCGCTCGAGAACGAGGCGAAGAACGGACTCAAGAACCTCAACGGCACGCTCGCCATGGCACGCACCATGGATCCCCACTCGGCCACCTCGCAGTTCTTCATCAATGTCGCGGACAACGGTTTTCTGGATTATCCGGGGCAGGACGGCTGGGGCTACTGTGTCTTCGGATACGTCGTCGAGGGGATGGATGTCGTGAACGCCATCCGCGGCGTGCAGACCGGCACCCGTCACGGTCACCAAGACGTCCCGATGCAAGATGTTGTCCTCGAGCAGGCGGTCGTCGCCGAATAA